Proteins from one Synergistaceae bacterium genomic window:
- a CDS encoding Rpn family recombination-promoting nuclease/putative transposase, translated as MRFDVYAKSDSRKIFDCEIQTTDKKDLPRRSRAYHSVIGLEALESETLTRSGAYNELPDVYVIFICTFDPFRLGRHIYTFMNTCGEADGLKLNDGAVTIFLNTQGKTDDISGELKAFLDFMTGKAGGDPFVRELEERMKVAKLNAKWRRVYMFQMLHDWEIRSESINQGLEEGRAKGLAEGLAEGRSEMFNAVIEFMKSEGMSSEQIDRLRNAVYKP; from the coding sequence GTGAGGTTTGATGTCTACGCGAAATCCGACAGCCGCAAAATTTTTGACTGCGAGATTCAGACGACCGACAAGAAAGACCTTCCCCGCCGTTCGAGGGCGTATCACTCTGTTATAGGCTTAGAGGCTTTAGAGTCTGAGACGCTCACAAGATCAGGAGCGTATAATGAGCTTCCCGATGTCTATGTGATATTCATTTGTACGTTTGACCCGTTCAGGCTCGGACGGCATATCTACACATTCATGAATACTTGCGGCGAGGCTGACGGGCTGAAGCTCAATGACGGAGCTGTTACAATATTCCTTAACACGCAGGGGAAAACTGACGACATCAGCGGGGAGCTTAAAGCGTTTCTTGACTTTATGACGGGGAAGGCGGGCGGAGATCCGTTTGTCAGAGAGCTTGAAGAGCGCATGAAAGTGGCGAAACTTAATGCAAAATGGAGGCGGGTTTATATGTTTCAGATGTTGCACGATTGGGAAATACGCAGTGAGAGCATCAATCAAGGTCTAGAAGAAGGCCGCGCAAAGGGTCTCGCAGAAGGTCTTGCAGAAGGCCGAAGCGAGATGTTCAACGCTGTAATAGAGTTCATGAAATCCGAGGGAATGAGCAGTGAACAAATAGACAGGCTCAGAAATGCGGTCTATAAACCTTAA
- a CDS encoding nodulation protein NfeD, with protein MKKILLTLTLILLAIPADAKSSVTLAELSGTVGVQMEEFVRDTIRESELDGDSLIIFLLDTPGGLVEAMRGIVQAILSSQVPVAVWIPPGGRAASAGAFIVQAAHIAAMSPGTNIGAAHPVTGGGENIPEGDMNTKVMNDLKAQMRSVVQLRGRNVETAEAMITDSVSLTADEALRERVIDIVAGDIHSLIKAVSGRRIKNGSQSARIILDSEITVKRVSMSFTEQIIQFVSSPEIAYLLLSGGMMAIFFEVITPGGFILGTTGGVMLLLGAIGLKMLPFNWAGVILVVAGIILMSADLIAGASGLLMLLGIPVMCLGGIFLFRAPGGELLQISITFIAGIAIALGITFGFLAYFIVKGLRRKVSTGFQGMKGLTAEVISDVSEIIPGQVKCRGEIWRAKSDGGNIPAGHEGIVKSADGMTLIISPKQ; from the coding sequence ATGAAGAAAATTCTGCTCACGCTCACGCTAATATTGCTTGCAATTCCAGCAGACGCTAAATCATCCGTAACCCTCGCGGAATTGTCCGGCACTGTCGGCGTACAGATGGAGGAATTTGTCCGCGACACTATCAGAGAGTCAGAGCTTGACGGCGACTCCCTCATCATATTCCTGCTCGACACACCAGGCGGACTCGTTGAGGCAATGCGCGGAATCGTTCAGGCTATATTGTCATCACAAGTCCCGGTGGCTGTCTGGATTCCACCCGGCGGAAGGGCGGCCAGCGCGGGAGCGTTCATCGTTCAGGCGGCACACATCGCGGCCATGTCTCCGGGGACAAACATCGGCGCGGCTCATCCCGTTACAGGCGGAGGCGAGAATATCCCGGAGGGCGACATGAACACAAAAGTCATGAATGACCTTAAAGCGCAAATGCGTTCAGTAGTACAGCTCAGAGGGCGCAACGTTGAGACAGCAGAAGCCATGATTACCGACAGCGTTTCACTCACAGCGGACGAGGCACTCAGGGAAAGGGTCATTGACATTGTAGCCGGGGACATTCATTCGCTCATCAAAGCCGTGTCAGGCAGAAGGATCAAGAACGGCTCACAGTCAGCAAGAATCATTCTTGACAGCGAAATCACCGTTAAGCGCGTCAGTATGTCGTTCACCGAGCAGATTATTCAGTTTGTCTCAAGCCCGGAAATCGCGTACCTGTTATTATCCGGCGGAATGATGGCTATATTCTTTGAGGTCATCACGCCCGGAGGATTCATTCTCGGCACAACAGGAGGCGTAATGCTCCTGCTTGGCGCAATCGGACTCAAAATGCTTCCGTTCAACTGGGCCGGAGTCATTCTCGTTGTCGCAGGGATAATCTTAATGTCCGCTGACCTTATCGCGGGCGCGTCAGGCTTGCTAATGCTGCTTGGGATTCCTGTAATGTGTCTCGGCGGGATATTTCTCTTCCGTGCGCCGGGCGGTGAATTGCTACAGATTTCAATTACATTCATAGCGGGGATTGCCATTGCGCTTGGTATTACATTCGGATTCCTTGCGTATTTCATTGTGAAGGGACTCCGGCGGAAAGTCTCAACAGGCTTTCAGGGCATGAAGGGACTCACGGCTGAAGTGATTTCTGACGTAAGCGAAATTATCCCCGGTCAGGTGAAGTGCCGCGGCGAAATTTGGCGGGCAAAATCTGACGGCGGGAATATTCCGGCAGGCCATGAAGGAATCGTGAAGTCTGCTGACGGTATGACACTCATAATTTCACCTAAGCAATAA
- a CDS encoding DUF362 domain-containing protein codes for MSKIYNIYGTDPHAMTLALLEASNAANLVPSGANIILKPNLVVAGSPENGATTHTGVLSGCIEYFRENGVRDITIAEGSWVGAQTLPAMKRAGYDDVCRRYNVPFVDLKHGKTRKVDSPIGPLEICELALEAGFLVNLPVLKGHCQTKMTCALKNLKGCLPDREKSRFHALGLTRPIAALGSVLKPGLIIVDSICGDLDFEEGGNPVHTNRMFLGTDPVMIDAYGAGLMGLGLSDVPYIGLAEKFGAGSARFTPEDILTLNEPESAGKYPRPSGRVASLSRNVHEDSACSACYAALIRALHTDSRGRRQEIYIGQGWRGKNIPEGALGVGRCCSSAKRNVKGCPPDAKSIAEMF; via the coding sequence ATGTCAAAAATATATAACATTTACGGGACTGACCCGCACGCCATGACTCTCGCGCTTCTTGAAGCCTCGAACGCCGCGAATCTCGTGCCGTCAGGGGCAAATATCATCCTGAAGCCGAATCTTGTTGTGGCAGGGTCTCCCGAAAACGGAGCAACGACTCACACCGGAGTCCTCTCAGGGTGCATAGAATATTTCCGGGAGAACGGAGTCCGGGACATCACTATAGCCGAGGGAAGCTGGGTAGGAGCGCAGACTCTTCCGGCCATGAAGCGCGCCGGGTATGATGATGTATGCAGGCGGTATAACGTTCCTTTTGTCGACCTGAAGCACGGCAAGACACGCAAAGTTGACTCACCCATAGGGCCGCTTGAGATTTGCGAGCTTGCGCTTGAGGCGGGATTTCTCGTGAATCTTCCTGTCTTGAAGGGACACTGCCAGACGAAAATGACGTGCGCCCTAAAGAATCTCAAAGGCTGTTTGCCTGACCGTGAGAAAAGCCGCTTTCACGCGCTGGGACTCACTCGGCCTATTGCGGCGTTAGGTTCTGTGCTGAAGCCGGGACTGATTATCGTAGACAGTATTTGCGGAGATTTGGACTTTGAGGAAGGCGGAAATCCCGTCCACACTAACCGCATGTTTCTCGGCACTGACCCTGTTATGATTGACGCATACGGGGCGGGGCTTATGGGACTCGGTTTGTCCGATGTGCCGTATATAGGTCTTGCGGAAAAATTCGGGGCAGGCTCGGCGCGTTTCACCCCTGAAGATATTCTCACCCTGAATGAGCCAGAGTCCGCCGGGAAATATCCGAGGCCGTCCGGGAGAGTGGCGAGTCTTTCGCGGAATGTACATGAGGATTCGGCGTGTTCCGCCTGTTACGCGGCGTTGATTCGCGCTCTTCACACTGACAGCCGGGGGCGCAGGCAGGAGATATATATCGGTCAGGGCTGGCGGGGGAAAAATATTCCTGAAGGGGCGTTAGGTGTCGGGCGGTGCTGTTCGTCAGCAAAAAGAAACGTGAAAGGATGCCCCCCGGACGCAAAGAGCATCGCGGAAATGTTTTAG